One genomic region from Reichenbachiella ulvae encodes:
- a CDS encoding cadherin domain-containing protein — translation MKENYLHKKLKIGLVLGLVLIGASIESNAQEWTNKGYYNQAAGRVYTPAEDLYILSTDPGDRTAKDRDGVLEVYEYDIAGSAPDLNSDLEAGCMGVLETTVTDTGGGNQRGYDTKNADLYTDNEIYQYAGLRYNGGINGDRGNNAWRRFTVNFSSAGDWYFIYRGGTAGSRISGTKFDVKILEKADISNVISSISVDMTSKTFTDFETAGKGGVVSNVGIMETSTDLIDGGPETAWFKVLDGLSIPSAGEYVMEFRIHEDVVNANSFLGSLALDKSEFDLPQVAPNINPQSFTVKKTVPNGTVVGTVVATDINEDPITFSIEAGNDAGIFAIDASTGELTIADRTNLPASDLYELTVAASDGMASSNAIITIEAGNNAPTIAAQTFSIIEDEEVGDELGTVIASDEDGEILTYSIAAGNEAGIFAIDAASGILTIAKAELVYADQSQYVITVTVDDGNVNNSSSSADITIDVIEFNFTPSISDQNFMVEAGAPVGTEIGRVIASDQNAGDVLTYSILAGNNTGAFAIDENSGVVTVVDEDALWTYNEYILVVQVDDSREVDNTATANITIQLDLSNVLASEVINKNDLLVYPNPTAGQLNLVLSKEMIGAQISITNLSGKLVRNFKVMGTQQQLDLNSIQAGIYMVRIENENLTLTRKFIKQN, via the coding sequence ATGAAGGAAAATTATTTACATAAAAAGTTGAAAATTGGATTGGTTTTGGGACTGGTTCTAATTGGAGCGTCCATAGAATCTAATGCGCAAGAATGGACGAACAAAGGTTATTATAATCAAGCCGCTGGCCGAGTATATACTCCGGCTGAGGATCTTTATATTCTATCTACTGACCCAGGAGACAGAACTGCAAAAGATAGGGATGGTGTTTTGGAGGTATATGAATATGATATTGCGGGGTCTGCTCCTGATTTGAACAGTGACTTAGAGGCAGGTTGTATGGGAGTTCTGGAAACTACAGTAACTGATACCGGTGGAGGAAACCAAAGAGGTTATGATACGAAAAATGCTGATTTGTACACCGACAACGAAATTTATCAATATGCGGGTCTAAGATATAATGGAGGGATTAATGGCGATAGAGGAAATAATGCGTGGAGAAGGTTTACCGTTAATTTTTCCAGTGCTGGTGATTGGTATTTTATATATCGTGGAGGTACCGCTGGTAGTAGAATTTCAGGAACCAAATTTGATGTGAAAATCTTAGAAAAGGCAGATATCTCCAATGTGATTTCGTCGATTTCGGTAGATATGACCAGTAAAACATTTACCGATTTTGAAACTGCAGGTAAGGGAGGGGTTGTGTCTAACGTTGGTATAATGGAGACGTCAACGGATCTTATAGATGGCGGTCCTGAGACGGCTTGGTTCAAGGTTTTGGACGGTTTATCAATTCCATCAGCAGGAGAGTACGTCATGGAGTTTAGAATCCATGAAGATGTTGTGAATGCTAATAGCTTCTTAGGGAGCTTGGCATTGGATAAATCTGAGTTTGATTTACCTCAAGTAGCACCAAATATTAATCCTCAGTCTTTTACAGTGAAGAAAACGGTTCCTAATGGGACTGTGGTGGGTACAGTAGTTGCTACTGATATCAATGAAGACCCTATTACATTTAGTATTGAAGCTGGTAACGATGCAGGAATTTTCGCTATTGATGCCTCTACTGGTGAGTTGACTATTGCTGATCGAACCAATTTACCAGCATCTGATTTATATGAGTTGACTGTAGCTGCCAGTGATGGTATGGCTAGCTCTAATGCGATCATCACTATCGAGGCGGGCAATAATGCACCTACCATCGCAGCTCAGACTTTTTCTATCATTGAAGATGAAGAAGTAGGTGATGAATTGGGAACAGTAATAGCTAGTGATGAAGATGGAGAAATTTTGACTTATTCTATTGCCGCAGGTAATGAAGCCGGAATTTTTGCTATAGATGCAGCTTCAGGAATATTGACCATTGCAAAGGCTGAGTTGGTCTATGCGGATCAAAGTCAATATGTTATTACAGTCACTGTTGACGATGGAAATGTCAACAATTCATCCTCTTCAGCTGATATTACCATTGATGTCATAGAGTTTAATTTTACTCCTAGTATCAGCGATCAAAATTTTATGGTTGAGGCAGGTGCTCCAGTAGGAACAGAGATAGGAAGGGTCATAGCCTCAGATCAAAATGCAGGTGACGTTTTGACTTATTCTATATTGGCTGGTAACAATACAGGTGCTTTTGCGATAGACGAAAACTCGGGTGTAGTAACGGTAGTAGATGAAGATGCACTTTGGACATACAATGAATACATTTTGGTGGTACAAGTGGATGATAGTAGAGAAGTAGATAATACTGCTACAGCTAATATTACAATTCAGTTAGACTTGAGCAATGTTTTGGCTTCTGAGGTGATTAATAAGAATGATCTTCTTGTGTATCCAAATCCAACTGCTGGCCAACTAAATCTTGTTCTAAGCAAGGAGATGATTGGAGCGCAGATTTCGATCACGAATCTATCTGGAAAATTGGTGAGAAACTTTAAAGTTATGGGGACTCAACAACAACTTGATCTGAATAGCATTCAAGCTGGAATCTATATGGTTAGAATTGAAAATGAAAATTTGACCCTAACTAGAAAATTCATCAAACAGAACTAG
- a CDS encoding ThuA domain-containing protein — MKNRRAFISKAIMAAGGLTISPSVIANTLDSETSLELPSLKGRKVLFIYGGWEGHEPEKFRDYMTPWLQEEGATVEVFNNLEPYTDETLMSSIDLIIQIHTMSKITKEQEKGLLKAVKEGAGMAGWHGGMCDAFRNSVAYQYMTGGQWVAHPGGVIDYSVQIKNKKDAISKGLSNFEMNSEQYYMHVDPNVKVLATTTFDARFNEWIDGCVMPVVWKKMFGKGRIFYTSLGHNLAHVTEVPEAITMIKRGIQWASASKYEAPEKWLSPVYG, encoded by the coding sequence ATGAAAAACAGAAGAGCATTTATTAGTAAAGCAATCATGGCAGCTGGAGGTCTGACTATTTCTCCTTCGGTAATTGCTAATACTTTAGATTCAGAAACAAGCCTTGAATTACCCTCACTGAAGGGAAGAAAAGTTCTTTTCATCTATGGTGGATGGGAAGGTCATGAACCCGAAAAATTCAGAGACTATATGACACCCTGGCTCCAAGAAGAAGGGGCTACTGTAGAAGTCTTCAATAATCTAGAACCATATACAGATGAGACATTGATGTCATCCATAGACTTGATCATTCAGATACATACGATGTCCAAGATCACCAAAGAACAGGAGAAAGGACTATTGAAAGCCGTAAAAGAAGGCGCCGGAATGGCCGGATGGCATGGAGGCATGTGCGATGCCTTCCGAAACAGCGTGGCCTACCAGTACATGACGGGTGGTCAATGGGTGGCACACCCTGGTGGAGTCATAGACTACAGCGTCCAGATCAAAAATAAAAAAGATGCAATATCAAAAGGGTTAAGCAACTTTGAAATGAATAGTGAACAATACTACATGCATGTGGATCCCAATGTAAAAGTATTGGCGACTACTACTTTTGATGCTCGATTCAACGAGTGGATTGACGGATGTGTCATGCCGGTAGTTTGGAAAAAAATGTTCGGTAAGGGAAGAATATTTTATACCTCCTTGGGGCACAATCTAGCCCATGTTACAGAAGTACCAGAAGCCATCACAATGATCAAACGTGGTATCCAATGGGCCAGTGCCAGCAAGTACGAGGCCCCAGAGAAATGGCTGAGTCCGGTCTATGGGTAA
- a CDS encoding 3-keto-disaccharide hydrolase, which yields MKKLIACAWLLMALQSYGQQVLSKEEYTPLFNGENWDGWYLKIRSGDPEEANRVFAIEDGMIHVFKNHPDSFNLNQGNNKTHGLFYTEKKYSMYSFRFEYKWGDKIMNNFDQFQYDAGLYYHVYNDKIWPFGLEYQIRYDHTKNENHTGDYWASTVQMQWYADENGRAALPKNGGVTQEIKGGEHLAKIPKVHHALDGEWNQCEVIVMADQYSIHKLNGEIVNYATDFDQKEGVIGLQSETAEIYYRNLEIREFDQFVPANQFFK from the coding sequence ATGAAAAAACTAATAGCCTGTGCCTGGCTTCTCATGGCTCTTCAGTCTTATGGGCAGCAAGTGCTTTCTAAAGAAGAATACACCCCTCTTTTCAATGGCGAGAATTGGGATGGTTGGTATCTGAAAATCAGAAGTGGTGATCCAGAGGAAGCCAATCGAGTCTTTGCCATTGAGGATGGGATGATCCACGTATTCAAAAATCATCCAGATAGTTTTAACCTCAATCAAGGTAATAACAAGACCCATGGTCTCTTCTATACTGAAAAGAAATACAGCATGTATAGTTTTCGCTTCGAGTATAAATGGGGGGACAAAATCATGAATAATTTCGACCAGTTTCAATATGATGCTGGACTTTACTACCATGTGTACAACGACAAGATCTGGCCGTTTGGTTTAGAATACCAGATACGCTATGATCATACCAAGAATGAAAACCATACTGGTGACTACTGGGCGAGTACGGTTCAGATGCAATGGTATGCCGATGAAAATGGTAGAGCTGCTTTACCCAAAAATGGAGGGGTAACTCAAGAGATCAAAGGAGGAGAGCATCTAGCCAAAATCCCCAAAGTCCATCATGCTCTCGATGGCGAATGGAATCAGTGTGAGGTGATCGTGATGGCAGATCAATATTCCATTCATAAACTCAATGGTGAAATTGTGAATTATGCCACCGATTTTGATCAGAAAGAAGGAGTGATAGGTCTACAGTCAGAAACCGCAGAGATCTACTATCGGAATCTGGAAATCAGAGAGTTTGATCAGTTTGTTCCAGCAAATCAATTTTTCAAATAA
- a CDS encoding sulfatase, with the protein MKRCYFLLILVCWLGSDLCAQKQDEKPNVVFIIADDLNGYKTRDEYPIIQTPFLDSFKNQAINFVNSTCSTPVCVPSRASFLSGIAPEKSGAYHNGSDPWRASDILREVTTLPEHFKANGYTTWGKGKIFHAKMEGDRANVMFDNQYWGGGFGPFGDDAHQECNSPFKSVQPWTNPDSEFPDVVNADDAIAFLEEDHEDPFFLFYGLWRPHTPYTAPKRFFDLYQQENMPIPEGYLKGDLSDVPMMGRLLVDSLNMTRCNETGEIDTTTWKKFLWGYAATTSFADWNMGRVVDALDKSAYADNTIVIVCSDNGYHMGEKLRWQKGTMWDFSAHTPLMIRMPDKSKAISTRTVSLLDLYPTLVEYCSLSEPSHELDGKSMVPLLMNPDANWDRPSFTTYGVNYSSVRGERYHYIRYPNGKQELYDLEYDPFEFENLLFEKTDQYDEIIAELSKQIPEMWRTQLPGRWEDIQNEK; encoded by the coding sequence ATGAAAAGATGTTATTTTCTGCTCATTTTGGTCTGTTGGCTCGGTTCTGATTTATGTGCTCAAAAGCAAGATGAAAAGCCAAATGTGGTTTTTATCATTGCAGATGATCTCAATGGCTACAAGACAAGAGACGAGTATCCAATCATTCAAACACCATTTTTGGATAGTTTTAAAAATCAAGCAATCAATTTTGTCAATTCGACATGTTCCACCCCTGTTTGTGTACCGAGTAGAGCCTCATTCTTAAGTGGAATTGCACCAGAAAAGTCGGGTGCCTATCACAATGGTTCGGACCCTTGGCGTGCATCTGACATACTGAGAGAGGTAACCACTCTTCCGGAGCATTTTAAGGCTAATGGCTATACTACCTGGGGCAAGGGGAAGATATTTCATGCTAAAATGGAGGGAGATCGAGCCAATGTGATGTTCGATAATCAATATTGGGGAGGAGGATTCGGTCCATTTGGAGATGATGCGCATCAGGAGTGTAATTCGCCGTTCAAATCCGTACAACCCTGGACCAATCCAGATAGTGAGTTCCCTGATGTCGTCAATGCAGATGATGCTATTGCCTTTTTGGAGGAGGATCATGAAGATCCTTTTTTCTTATTTTATGGACTATGGAGGCCACATACTCCATACACAGCTCCGAAACGTTTTTTTGACCTCTACCAACAGGAGAATATGCCGATACCAGAGGGTTATTTGAAAGGTGATTTGTCTGATGTGCCAATGATGGGGCGTTTGCTGGTTGATTCGCTGAATATGACCAGATGCAATGAAACCGGGGAGATAGATACGACTACCTGGAAGAAATTTCTCTGGGGCTATGCAGCTACTACTTCCTTCGCCGACTGGAATATGGGCAGGGTAGTAGATGCCCTGGACAAGAGCGCCTATGCTGACAATACCATTGTGATTGTTTGCTCTGATAATGGATACCATATGGGAGAAAAATTGCGCTGGCAGAAGGGGACCATGTGGGACTTTTCAGCCCATACTCCTTTGATGATACGAATGCCAGACAAATCGAAAGCGATTTCGACCCGAACGGTAAGTCTGCTTGACTTGTATCCAACGCTTGTCGAATACTGTAGTTTGAGCGAACCGTCGCATGAATTGGATGGGAAAAGCATGGTGCCTTTGCTCATGAATCCAGATGCGAATTGGGATCGTCCTTCCTTTACTACATATGGTGTCAATTATTCTTCCGTCCGAGGGGAACGCTACCATTACATACGTTACCCCAATGGAAAACAGGAACTGTACGATTTAGAATATGATCCTTTTGAATTCGAAAACCTACTATTTGAGAAGACTGATCAATATGACGAGATAATAGCCGAATTGAGTAAGCAAATACCGGAAATGTGGAGGACACAATTGCCTGGTAGATGGGAGGATATTCAGAATGAAAAGTAA
- a CDS encoding glycoside hydrolase family 43 protein, with protein sequence MNKKIYGVLVLTLFCQLAIAQLEIFDNPVLSGFHPDPSVVRVGDDYYLVNSSFEWFPGIPIFHSKDLVNWEQIGYVLDRPSQLDMSGNRSSSGIWAPTIRYHEGMFYVSVTCKQCKNDCNCGDNFYVTAENPAGPWSDPVWIDGSQHSIDPTLYFEDDKVYYIGNRHRFAGQSDPGQHQIFIQELDLENGKLLGESTHLTYGHATNAFAAEGPHLYKVNGKYLLLISEGGTWHNHAITTFVSDSILGPYEPTAINPAITHRHLGENYSITTIGHADLVEDQNGQWWSLLLGVRPVDGYNILGRETFLTPVKFEGIQPVFNVGKGKVLEEEIRPALPWTPWEKQASRDEFNEERLSFNWNFLRTPQEALHSIKKGNLYLKVRPEKLTEASNPSLVARRIEHYKYQATTRLKFSPSSNEEAGIVAIQNDRFNYRLILTMEGNNQYVKLIKAYSKKRKELKEEVVAQEPYKGDEIVFRVVQNRLNIKFWFGETEENLRLIGENQDARVLASNVAGGFTGPYVGMYASSNGEKSRNTAAFDWFEYLPQEKQFAEEVDGNLVVEAEDYFSQTNNQNRQWYIINSGTEAKLKPEVESHLEGASGGSYLELLPDSRVTHADKLVPGINFSNHPGIAIVDYKVKIKTPGRYYVWVKAYSHGTEDNGVHVGLDGEWPESGQRMQWCKGKKQWTWDSKQRTKEVHCGVEKLIYLDIHEPGEHIISFSMREDGFEMDQWGLNQNYEIPELK encoded by the coding sequence ATGAATAAGAAGATATATGGGGTATTGGTGTTGACTTTATTTTGTCAACTCGCGATTGCTCAATTAGAAATATTTGATAACCCTGTGCTCTCAGGGTTTCATCCAGACCCATCTGTTGTCAGGGTGGGGGATGACTACTACCTAGTTAACTCCTCATTCGAATGGTTTCCGGGTATTCCAATATTTCACAGCAAGGATTTGGTCAACTGGGAGCAAATTGGGTATGTACTTGACCGTCCTTCACAGTTAGATATGTCTGGTAATCGATCTTCGTCAGGCATTTGGGCACCTACGATAAGGTATCATGAGGGTATGTTCTATGTGTCTGTTACATGCAAACAGTGTAAGAATGATTGCAACTGTGGGGATAATTTTTATGTCACAGCTGAGAATCCAGCTGGTCCGTGGTCTGATCCGGTCTGGATAGATGGAAGCCAGCATAGTATCGATCCTACATTGTATTTCGAGGATGATAAGGTGTATTATATTGGGAATAGACACCGGTTTGCTGGACAGAGCGATCCTGGTCAACATCAGATATTTATTCAAGAACTGGACTTAGAAAATGGAAAGCTTTTAGGCGAGTCGACTCATCTTACTTATGGGCATGCCACCAATGCTTTTGCTGCTGAAGGGCCCCATCTATATAAGGTCAACGGTAAATATCTTTTACTGATATCAGAAGGAGGAACCTGGCACAATCATGCCATCACCACATTCGTAAGTGATAGTATTTTGGGACCATATGAGCCTACCGCCATCAATCCTGCGATTACCCATAGACATCTTGGAGAGAACTACTCAATTACGACCATAGGTCATGCCGATCTGGTGGAGGATCAAAACGGCCAGTGGTGGTCCTTATTGCTAGGGGTGAGACCTGTTGATGGATACAATATTCTCGGAAGGGAAACCTTTTTGACTCCTGTCAAATTCGAGGGCATTCAACCAGTATTCAATGTAGGTAAGGGCAAGGTTTTGGAAGAAGAAATTCGACCAGCTTTACCTTGGACTCCATGGGAGAAACAAGCTAGCCGAGATGAATTTAACGAAGAGAGGTTGTCCTTTAATTGGAATTTTCTTCGTACCCCACAAGAAGCCTTGCACTCGATCAAGAAAGGAAATCTCTACTTAAAAGTTCGACCCGAAAAGTTGACTGAAGCTAGTAATCCTTCATTGGTCGCCAGACGAATCGAACATTACAAGTATCAAGCAACGACTCGATTAAAGTTTTCTCCATCAAGTAATGAGGAGGCAGGAATTGTCGCTATACAAAACGATCGCTTCAACTATCGATTGATTTTGACGATGGAAGGAAATAACCAGTATGTGAAATTGATTAAAGCATACAGCAAAAAAAGAAAAGAATTGAAAGAGGAAGTCGTGGCTCAAGAACCATACAAGGGTGATGAAATTGTGTTTCGTGTCGTTCAGAACAGATTGAATATCAAGTTTTGGTTCGGTGAAACAGAGGAAAACCTCCGTCTAATTGGAGAGAATCAGGATGCCAGAGTTTTAGCCTCTAATGTTGCTGGAGGTTTTACAGGACCATATGTGGGGATGTACGCATCTTCTAATGGAGAGAAAAGTAGAAACACAGCTGCTTTTGATTGGTTCGAATATTTGCCTCAAGAAAAACAGTTTGCAGAGGAAGTGGATGGAAATCTAGTAGTGGAGGCAGAAGACTATTTCTCCCAAACAAACAATCAGAACAGACAATGGTATATTATTAACTCGGGCACGGAAGCGAAGTTGAAGCCTGAGGTAGAGAGTCATTTGGAAGGTGCCAGTGGAGGGAGTTATCTCGAACTGCTACCAGATAGCAGAGTGACTCATGCTGATAAGCTGGTTCCAGGGATCAATTTCTCCAATCATCCGGGAATTGCGATAGTTGATTACAAAGTTAAAATCAAAACACCTGGTAGATACTACGTTTGGGTCAAGGCCTATTCACATGGTACAGAAGACAATGGTGTACATGTCGGTTTGGATGGCGAATGGCCAGAAAGTGGCCAAAGAATGCAGTGGTGCAAGGGTAAAAAGCAATGGACCTGGGATAGTAAACAACGCACCAAGGAAGTGCATTGTGGAGTGGAGAAACTGATCTATCTGGACATTCATGAACCGGGAGAGCATATCATTTCTTTTTCTATGCGCGAGGATGGGTTCGAGATGGACCAATGGGGATTAAATCAGAATTATGAAATACCAGAATTAAAATGA
- a CDS encoding glycoside hydrolase family 27 protein, with protein sequence MAACSQSVTDSKKEVEESAVQSELVAQTPPMGWNSYNSWGAAVTEKEVRANAEYMAKHMKDKGWEYIVVDYCWSYPHPPGSIQSNPPQFRLKKDNAPVPWLAMDEYGRLLPDSRKFPSSVGGKGFKPLADYIHSLGLKFGIHVMRGIPRQAVWADSPIKGTDVTAGQIADTTSTCPWLNQMYGVDMTKMGAQAYHNSLIDLYSEWGVDFIKVDDIDLKEGYPYRKDEAEAFREAIDQGDRPMVLSLSLNMKYMNRDHVQKQGDMWRISKDFWDEWRLLRDQFDLTAKWSSMSGPNSWPDADMLQLGRISRRGPKEEERDSRFTKDEQITHMSLWSIARSPLMMGGDMPMNSDFVLALLTNEEVIKVNQKGNNPKEVYNDGQLVIWKSEAADGGINLACFNISDEDQKYKIDLVGLGLVGEYSVRDLWKRQDSGTVSSQLVVQLNQHGSALYLLQ encoded by the coding sequence ATGGCAGCATGCTCTCAATCGGTCACTGATTCGAAAAAAGAAGTGGAGGAAAGTGCCGTTCAGTCTGAACTGGTGGCTCAAACACCGCCCATGGGATGGAATAGTTATAACTCTTGGGGGGCAGCTGTGACAGAAAAAGAAGTACGTGCCAATGCAGAGTATATGGCTAAGCATATGAAAGACAAGGGGTGGGAGTATATCGTGGTTGATTACTGCTGGTCCTATCCTCATCCACCGGGCAGTATTCAGAGCAACCCTCCACAATTTAGGTTGAAAAAGGACAATGCACCTGTGCCATGGTTGGCTATGGATGAATATGGTAGGTTGCTACCGGATTCAAGGAAGTTTCCATCATCAGTTGGAGGCAAGGGATTTAAACCCCTGGCGGATTACATACATTCTTTAGGTTTGAAGTTCGGGATTCACGTCATGAGAGGAATTCCCAGGCAAGCAGTCTGGGCAGATAGTCCTATTAAAGGCACTGATGTGACCGCAGGGCAGATCGCTGACACTACATCAACTTGCCCATGGCTCAATCAGATGTATGGTGTCGATATGACTAAAATGGGGGCTCAGGCATATCACAATTCTCTGATCGACCTATATTCTGAATGGGGAGTGGACTTTATCAAAGTAGATGATATTGATCTCAAAGAAGGGTACCCATACCGTAAGGATGAAGCTGAAGCGTTTAGAGAGGCAATAGACCAGGGGGATAGACCCATGGTGCTTAGTCTGTCCCTAAATATGAAATACATGAATAGAGATCATGTACAAAAGCAAGGTGATATGTGGCGAATCTCAAAAGATTTTTGGGATGAATGGAGATTGCTACGTGATCAATTTGACCTAACCGCCAAATGGTCTTCTATGAGTGGACCAAACAGTTGGCCTGATGCAGATATGCTACAACTGGGAAGGATCTCTAGAAGAGGTCCTAAAGAAGAAGAAAGGGATAGCAGGTTTACAAAAGATGAGCAAATCACACACATGTCGCTTTGGTCCATTGCCAGATCACCATTGATGATGGGAGGGGATATGCCAATGAATTCGGATTTTGTGCTAGCGCTATTAACCAATGAGGAGGTAATCAAAGTCAATCAAAAAGGGAATAATCCAAAGGAGGTTTACAATGATGGTCAATTGGTAATATGGAAGTCTGAAGCTGCCGATGGGGGGATCAATTTGGCATGTTTCAATATTTCGGATGAAGATCAAAAGTATAAGATTGACTTGGTAGGGCTTGGGTTGGTTGGAGAATATTCGGTTCGGGATTTATGGAAGCGTCAAGATTCAGGTACTGTTTCATCTCAACTCGTTGTTCAACTGAACCAGCATGGATCAGCGCTGTATTTACTTCAGTAG
- a CDS encoding arylsulfatase: MTRKYLSMIVGGVIALSSCQKTKPEHVSEVIEKEKVKPNIVLILADDMGFGDLSCYGQSTLSTPNIDAMASEGMRFNNLYTGSTVCAPSRASLLTGLHTGHVSVRGNQPDQLLTENETIASVLKNQGYKTGVIGKWGIGHPPAPSDPKRNGFDYAYGYINMWHAHNFYPEFLYRNGQKEMIPENKLARDEQGKRKWAADKPEGTGVAEVKGQHTHELFENDALRFIEENKDDNFFLYLALNMPHANNEHPTNGMEVPGYGQFEDRGWPEPEKGFARMMQMVDSTVGRVNQKLIDLGLDENTIVIFCSDNGPHQEGHHEMEFFNSNGELRGMKRDFYDGGIKTPLIAKWPGKIKPNSSSDHKAAFWDFLPTFAGLAGSSIDASTTDGISFMPTLLGDDASQENHEYLYWEFYEFGGKQAVLKDNFKAVKLDVRTDSPKAIQLFDLSKDPGEQNDVAAQYPEMVQEMAQYMEESHQPLDFMSLFQMDVSADTPF, from the coding sequence ATGACACGGAAATATTTAAGCATGATTGTGGGTGGTGTGATAGCACTATCGAGCTGCCAAAAAACGAAACCAGAGCACGTCTCTGAAGTAATAGAGAAAGAAAAAGTGAAGCCAAACATTGTTTTGATTTTGGCTGATGATATGGGTTTTGGAGATCTTAGTTGTTATGGCCAGTCTACCTTATCGACACCTAATATAGATGCTATGGCATCAGAAGGTATGAGGTTCAATAATCTCTATACTGGTTCTACAGTTTGCGCGCCATCTAGAGCTTCTCTGCTTACTGGATTACACACAGGGCATGTTTCTGTAAGAGGAAATCAGCCAGATCAATTACTTACAGAAAATGAGACCATCGCATCAGTTCTAAAAAATCAAGGATATAAAACTGGTGTAATTGGAAAGTGGGGTATCGGACACCCACCTGCCCCTAGTGACCCAAAAAGAAATGGGTTTGATTATGCTTATGGCTACATTAATATGTGGCATGCGCACAATTTCTATCCTGAGTTCTTGTACCGAAATGGTCAAAAGGAAATGATTCCTGAAAACAAGCTGGCTAGAGATGAGCAAGGAAAGCGTAAATGGGCTGCAGATAAACCTGAAGGTACTGGAGTAGCAGAGGTCAAGGGGCAGCATACCCATGAGCTGTTCGAGAATGATGCCTTGCGATTTATTGAGGAGAACAAAGATGATAATTTCTTCCTATATCTAGCTCTGAATATGCCTCATGCCAACAATGAACACCCCACCAACGGGATGGAGGTACCTGGCTATGGACAATTCGAGGATCGTGGCTGGCCTGAACCAGAAAAAGGTTTTGCCAGAATGATGCAAATGGTAGATAGTACAGTAGGAAGAGTCAACCAAAAGTTGATAGATCTGGGTTTGGATGAAAACACAATCGTGATTTTCTGTAGTGACAATGGACCTCATCAAGAAGGGCATCACGAGATGGAGTTTTTCAACAGCAATGGCGAATTGAGAGGGATGAAAAGAGACTTCTATGATGGGGGTATCAAGACGCCTTTGATTGCTAAATGGCCGGGTAAAATTAAACCCAACAGCAGTTCAGATCACAAAGCCGCATTTTGGGATTTCTTACCCACGTTTGCCGGATTGGCCGGTAGCTCTATAGATGCGTCTACCACGGATGGAATTTCCTTCATGCCTACACTGTTAGGAGACGATGCGTCTCAAGAAAATCACGAATACTTGTACTGGGAGTTTTATGAGTTTGGAGGTAAGCAGGCTGTGCTGAAGGATAATTTCAAAGCAGTAAAGTTGGATGTTAGAACAGATAGTCCAAAGGCCATTCAATTGTTTGATTTGAGCAAAGATCCGGGAGAACAAAATGATGTTGCTGCTCAATATCCAGAAATGGTGCAGGAAATGGCTCAATACATGGAAGAGTCCCACCAGCCCCTTGATTTTATGTCCTTGTTCCAAATGGATGTGAGTGCAGATACTCCTTTTTAA